Proteins co-encoded in one Girardinichthys multiradiatus isolate DD_20200921_A chromosome 11, DD_fGirMul_XY1, whole genome shotgun sequence genomic window:
- the zgc:56585 gene encoding 15-hydroxyprostaglandin dehydrogenase [NAD(+)], producing the protein MALEGKNAVVTGAAVGIGRAVVEILLQNGAKVALWDINEAAGESAAESLKKQYGAGKTLFLKCDVESEEQIKAAFQKTKETFGGIDILCNNAGILNETKWEKTVSINLVSVIRGTYIALEHMNKLSGGKGGVIINTASLAGIGPFLSCPTYTATKFGVVGFTRAMAAASDASGYGTRFNAVCPGFVKTELMTNIPVRLGQFSNLADATRNLIQVMGTLTVSDVAEAILELLTDETKNGEALLVLPEGKKYIQFPSFSSTQ; encoded by the exons ATGGCTTTGGAAGGTAAAAACGCGGTGGTGACCGGAGCGGCCGTGGGCATAGGAAGAGCTGTGGTGGAGATCCTCCTGCAAAACGGAGCCAAG GTGGCCCTCTGGGATATAAATGAGGCTGCAGGAGAGAGTGCAGCGGAGTCCTTGAAAAAGCAGTATGGAGCAGGGAAAACTTTGTTCCTGAAGTGTGATGTTGAATCAGAGGAGCAGATCAAAG CTGCTTTTCAGAAAACCAAAGAAACCTTCGGGGGAATCGACATCTTATGCAACAACGCCGGGATACTGAACGAAACCAAATGGGAGAAAACTGTCTCCATTAACCTT GTCAGTGTCATTAGGGGTACGTATATCGCTTTGGAGCACATGAACAAGCTGAGCGGAGGAAAAGGAGGAGTTATCATCAACACAGCCTCTCTGGCAG GTATTGGTCCATTCCTGAGCTGTCCCACCTACACAGCCACCAAGTTTGGCGTGGTGGGATTCACCCGAGCCATGGCT GCTGCTTCTGATGCTTCAGGATATGGTACACGCTTTAATGCCGTGTGTCCCGGTTTCGTGAAAACAGAACTGATGACCAACATCCCAGTCAGGTTAGGCCAATTCTCAAACCTGGCTGATGCGACACGCAACTTAATTCAAGTGATGGGGACTTTAAC TGTGTCTGACGTGGCTGAAGCCATCCTGGAGCTGctgacagatgagacaaaaaatgGAGAGGCCCTTTTGGTTTTACCAGAAGGAAAGAAATACATACAGTTTCCATCATTCTCCTCAACACAGTAA